In Centropristis striata isolate RG_2023a ecotype Rhode Island chromosome 15, C.striata_1.0, whole genome shotgun sequence, a genomic segment contains:
- the LOC131986472 gene encoding serine rich and transmembrane domain containing 1, which translates to MSGMDVPLMDLNETELSPIDNGTFLRFSPTSASTSAAAASSPGRPGNVYVYVWLFLGLLVFLLTLLIISLHRLKNIISSSSSVPDCSSEGGSSFTNMEICSISSQRSTISSLST; encoded by the coding sequence ATGTCCGGGATGGACGTCCCCTTAATGGACCTGAATGAGACCGAACTCTCACCGATAGACAACGGGACCTTCCTGCGTTTCTCCCCGACCTCGGCTTCTACGTCGGCGGCGGCCGCCTCCTCGCCGGGACGTCCGGGGAACGTTTATGTTTACGTGTGGCTCTTCCTCGGCCTGCTGGTCTTCCTCCTCACGCTGCTCATCATCTCCCTCCACAGGCTGAAGAACATCATCTCCTCGTCTTCGTCCGTCCCCGACTGCAGCAGCGAAGGAGGGAGCTCCTTCACCAACATGGAGATCTGCAGCATCTCGTCTCAGAGGTCCACCATCTCCTCCCTGTCCACCTGA